One region of Oreochromis aureus strain Israel breed Guangdong linkage group 19, ZZ_aureus, whole genome shotgun sequence genomic DNA includes:
- the pacc1 gene encoding proton-activated chloride channel encodes MLRKGRSLSYQEFNDDDDDGGEEEEDEDEGNAPSPVFFDDATEDPEHEKPDRSISQTQDDVRGTNPHMRFSKTCLKNFFTVVLIFIYLLLTAVAAFLAYQTISDFLEKLNNPVMSVIYKEVDSFSPPGIALYPGKAQLLSCKHHYHDYIPPLVDPGKPQEVDCKMTEVTYFGPFANETEKKALVVRGPSDVRNKELIFMQFSRNETEEDFSAINYMLFAKFSDLIDSANKSEFMRDCERNYSMWTFSGGFRTWVKMSLLTTSGVKNEAVEFRQESSVVKFNDKRPEAAQTDQLYFAVFEWRDPFMQEIRLIVTANAWSSIAILCGVFMALFKAANFAKLTIKWTIKMRKRHLRNKARELNHVT; translated from the exons ATGCTCAGAAAAGGAAGGTCCCTCTCATACCAGGAG ttcaatgatgatgatgatgacgggggggaggaggaagaagatgaagatgaaggcaACGCACCGTCTCCAGTCTTTTTTGATGATGCCACTGAAGACCCGGAGCATGAGAAGCCTGATCGCAGCATCTCACAAA CACAGGATGACGTTAGGGGGACCAATCCACATATGAGATTCAGTAAAACCTGTCTGAAGAATTTCTTCACGGTGGTGCTCATCTTCATCTACCTGCTGCTGACTGCGGTGGCAGCATTCCTGGCCTACCAGACGATCTCTGACTTCTTGGAGAAACTAAACAACCCCGTTATGTCCGTCATTTACAAAGAAGTTGACTCATTTTCACCTCCTG GCATAGCTCTGTACCCCGGCAAAGCCCAGCTGCTCAGCTGTAAACATCACTACCATGACTACATCCCACCTTTAGTGGACCCCGGAAAGCCTCAAGAAGTAGACTGTAAGATGACAGAAGTGACCTACTTTGGGCCATTCGCGAACGAAACAGAG AAAAAAGCTCTGGTGGTCCGCGGGCCATCTGACGTCCGTAACAAAGAACTGATCTTCATGCAGTTCAGTCGCAATGAAACAGAGGAGGACTTCAGTGCCATCAATTACATGCTTTTTGCCAAGTTTAGTGACTTGATTGACAG TGCAAATAAATCCGAGTTTATGAGGGACTGTGAGAGGAATTACTCCATGTGGACCTTCTCTGGAGGCTTCAGAACCTGGGTCAAAATGTCATTATTGACAACATCTGGGgtaaaaaatgaagctgttgagTTTCGACAAGAG TCTTCTGTGGTGAAATTCAACGATAAAAGGCCTGAAGCAGCGCAAACCGATCAGCTCTACTTTGCCGTCTTTGAGTGGCGAGATCCTTTTATGCAGGAAATCCGATTG ATAGTGACTGCGAATGCGTGGAGCTCTATAGCCATCCTCTGTGGGGTCTTCATGGCTCTCTTCAAAGCTGCCAATTTCGCCAAACTCACTATTAAGTGGACTATCAAGATGCGCAAGAGGCATCTGAGGAATAAAGCACGGGAACTGAACCATGTAACCTGA
- the nenf gene encoding neudesin, whose product MATARFGVLFIILAVALAEDAKVKHKTPTKPVRLFTEEELQRYDGSEEGQPIYMAVKGVVFDVTKGKEFYGKDAPYNALVGKDSTRAVAKMSLNPADLTSDTTGLTEEQLKSLDSIFEGTYKAKYPIVGYTASRILNEDGSPNKDFKPEDQPHFKIKDEF is encoded by the exons ATGGCAACAGCGCGATTTGGTGTCTTATTTATCATCCTCGCCGTGGCTTTAGCGGAAGACGctaaagtaaaacacaaaacgcCTACAAAACCTGTCCGTTTATTCACCGAGGAGGAGCTGCAGAGATACGACGGCAGCGAG GAGGGCCAGCCTATTTATATGGCAGTAAAAGGGGTTGTGTTTGATGTCACCAAGGGAAAAG AGTTTTATGGAAAAGATGCTCCATATAATGCGCTGGTAGGTAAGGACTCCACTCGAGCTGTGGCCAAGATGTCCCTGAACCCCGCAGACTTGACATCAGACACT ACGGGCCTCACTGAAGAGCAGCTGAAGTCTCTGGACAGTATATTTGAAGGCACATACAAAGCCAAGTATCCCATTGTGGGTTACACAGCATCCCGTATCCTGAACGAGGATGGAAGTCCCAACAAAGACTTCAAACCCGAGGACCAGcctcattttaaaatcaaagatGAATTTTAA
- the znf106a gene encoding zinc finger protein 106 — MTRDRKCILCETVYVSKQEMDEHMRSMLHHRELENLKGRDCGHECRVCKVKVVSLTDYASHISSPTHKQNVEAADQKPAGLDHEEDYFDQELVDLIEKRKEKIRKEKEAAAAKLAKEEEDKRRKEAFQQRLKEAKERYCLQRGWQQPGQGFGGSSHHRTWYRSNQFDSRAGETQPWNQGKQGKSATWHAQEPPNLEKWASGEFAGRSSDSQEARSNKTWGHCAFPGKNENRFPWLSNGGSRNGLYGQNNISQYTQKNRQMSFLGVPRMYPPPPVSLAQAVNKFQNTGNDQPGQASAGLQKGDGQPAESDINSSKSSKTLGSNPKIDKSCRWSPYPVKGFESVPHKDTGPKSSEEYPRVPKPQNTSFNSQSRSEKESSLLPLSRLEEKGRHKTNPAVKPRDGSSSSSRSSSSQRDGHQNSASNLSNQNANKSLLDRKMSSAPGISSVAHLSKIPSQAQVQSKPTGIQSEVKAPLTGSFQSRQQQKLPESVKHAKQTVLEKKGSLNTFGNNVKVEMTWHSVEEPQTNQVQSQTGVKKEISCRQNAAKSVLPDPVGSETLALTSSDTSQFLQSLQVSTSTVETSKLAEAGREYEENSKKVEKQSCSVVPDETMQATEAGQSSESDTSRSGDAQTHASSLSKLDLPPVLKRDLTKHISSKSKTVGHEPNLNIARRVRNVSESRRSDTEKDSGLKPTVWQLISSSGSRRNVNWEQVYHEVRKKQDKGKGMPRFGIEMVSYEQEYQSQEEGDIPLLEGFQWESLMDVSYQGPSRKRSLSESSLAPASTHNLFTSHISKETSQRESFNSEQQGSSVNPNRKSSLGTQDSQSQPEVGQMLVQLEAKALNQTDNLTSALQRSDSVLGDSSSGTEQCDGLGTGKRRRAAGDALSTESSCIEHNSKRQKVKSKRERSHIDQLLAVSLREDELSRSLQTVDTSLIQARAALEAAYMEVQRLMVVKQQMTVEMSTLRNKRIELLKGMQGTMEEAPQIKLKEEKMDTFETEAHVPSSVTLSSLVETAVHSPNRAAECGSPPSSSLPLMSVAIKQEPLSPVHISSEPDLADALTNCAHSTTPELPVTPARASSPDFAVNFQASPERHPELYPSNFTEPADSKEKSLTLIETTEKAIQTTRSSLTSLADTKSPLKSLLPIRDCEVNDSADIPSFKSPLAPSVLNIPASLSELRTGKRVRKLKKRKALKKAQGTEQFESSDTEMDEEASRPRCPRTRRRPSGGSQVSTSSLPTEDREGDMNTEGDKKPLKMLFPSAKLEKAEQKSPAELPHEATADIMVNLDSEESMEVSVAGQQPQVDVQVQTPPPAPIADSSRPEPQSLACNEVSSTSDMDLCKSSESDMPFAITLPKNSSDASSDHGEDEMPTDGLFEGHQEAVNAMQIHNGLLYTCSGDRTVKAFDLVSHKCVGTFEGHSSKVSCLLVSAAPSLHHRLYSGSSDQIIRCYSLRTRELEQQFSLSDRVLCLHSRWKTLYAGLANGTVVTFNLKTNKQMDVFECHGPRAVSCLASSQEGARRILLVGSYDSTISVRDAKNGLLLRTLEGHTKTVLCMKVVNDLVFSGSSDQCVYAHNIHTGELVRVYKGHSHAVTVVAILGKVMVTACLDKLVRVYDLQSHDQLQVYGGHKDMVMCMAIHKNMIYTGCYDGSVQAVKLNLMQNYRCWWHGCSLVFGLIEHLQQHLINDHTSANFQTLKCRWKNCEVFFSARNTSKQGMLMHMQKHAEEDTEVEP; from the exons ATGACGAGAGACAGAAAGTGCATCCTCTGTGAAACCGTCTATGTCTCCAAGCAG GAGATGGATGAGCACATGAGAAGCATGCTCCACCACCGTGAGCTGGAGAACCTTAAAGGCCg GGACTGCGGACATGAGTGCAGAGTCTGTAAGGTGAAGGTGGTGAGTCTGACTGATTATGCCAGCCACATTTCCAGCcccacacacaagcagaatGTGGAGGCTGCTGACCAGAAGCCTGCTGGGCTCGACCACGAAGAAGACTACTTCGATCAGGAATTGGTGGACTTgattgaaaagagaaaagagaagatCAG AAAAGAGAAGGAGGCTGCTGCTGCAAAGCTAgcaaaagaggaagaggatAAAAGGAGAAAGGAAGCGTTTCAGCAGAGGTTAAAGGAAGCGAAAGAGCGTTACTGCTTACAGCGTGGCTGGCAGCAGCCGGGACAGGGATTTGGTGGGTCTAGTCACCACAGGACTTGGTACAGAAGCAACCAGTTTGACTCCAGAGCAGGGGAGACACAGCCCTGGAACCAGGGGAAACAGGGGAAGAGCGCCACCTGGCATGCTCAGGAGCCCCCCAACTTAGAGAAGTGGGCGTCTGGAGAGTTTGCTGGTAGAAGCTCGGATAGTCAGGAAGCTCGGAGCAACAAGACGTGGGGTCATTGTGCATTTCCTGGCAAAAATGAGAATCGATTTCCGTGGCTCAGCAATGGAGGCAGTAGAAATGGGCTCTATGGGCAAAACAATATTTCCCAGTACACTCAAAAGAACCGGCAGATGAGCTTTTTGGGGGTTCCTCGTATGTATCCACCTCCCCCTGTCTCTTTGGCCCAGGCTGTGAATAAGTTTCAGAACACAGGTAATGACCAGCCAGGTCAGGCCAGTGCTGGGCTACAGAAGGGGGATGGCCAACCAGCAGAATCTGATATTAATAGCAGTAAAAGCTCTAAGACTTTGGGCAGCAATCCGAAGATTGACAAATCCTGTCGCTGGTCACCTTATCCTGTGAAGGGTTTTGAGTCTGTACCCCATAAAGATACTGGTCCAAAATCATCTGAGGAATACCCAAGAGTCCCCAAACCTCAAAACACTAGTTTTAACAGCCAGTCACGATCTGAAAAGGAATCAAGTCTTTTGCCCTTAAGTAGACTAGAAGAAAAAGGGAGGCATAAAACAAACCCTGCAGTCAAACCTAGAGATGGGAGCAGCAGTAGCAGTAGAAGCAGCAGTTCGCAGAGAGATGGCCACCAGAATTCAGCGTCTAATTTGTCCAATCAGAATGCAAATAAATCATTGCTAGATCGGAAAATGTCCTCAGCTCCTGGCATCAGCAGTGTGGCTCATCTCAGCAAGATCCCCAGTCAGGCTCAAGTGCAATCAAAACCAACTGGAATCCAGAGTGAAGTCAAGGCTCCACTGACTGGGTCCTTTCAATCACGGCAACAACAGAAGCTCCCAGAATCAGTTAAGCATGCCAAACAGACTGTGTTAGAAAAGAAGGGCTCTTTAAATACATTTGGTAATAACGTAAAAGTGGAAATGACATGGCACAGTGTCGAGGAGCCGCAAACGAATCAGGTACAGAGTCAGACTGGAGTGAAGAAAGAGATCAGCTGCAGGCAGAATGCAGCAAAATCAGTGTTACCTGATCCAGTCGGGTCAGAAACGCTTGCTTTGACATCTTCGGACACCAGTCAGTTTCTCCAGTCACTGCAAGTTAGCACCTCTACTGTGGAGACCTCCAAGCTGGCAGAAGCAGGCAGGGAATATGAGGAGAACAGTAAGAAAGTGGAAAAGCAAAGCTGCTCAGTTGTTCCAGATGAGACCATGCAGGCCACTGAGGCAGGGCAGAGCTCAGAGAGTGACACCTCCAGAAGTGGTGACGCACAGACACATGCATCAAGTCTGTCCAAACTTGACCTGCCTCCAGTTTTAAAACGTGACCTCACCAAACATATCAGCTCTAAGAGCAAAACGGTCGGCCACGAGCCCAACCTGAACATTGCCAGACGGGTGCGTAACGTGAGCGAGTCGCGGAGAAGCGACACCGAAAAGGATTCAGGGCTCAAGCCAACTGTGTGGCAGCTCATCAGCTCCTCTGGGTCTCGGCGCAATGTTAACTGGGAACAGGTGTATCACGAGGTCAGGAAGAAACAAGACAAAGGAAAAGGCATGCCAAG GTTTGGCATTGAGATGGTTTCATATGAGCAGGAGTACCAGAGCCAAGAGGAGGGTGACATACCGCTGCTGGAGGGTTTCCAGTGGGAGTCGTTGATGGACGTCTCTTACCAGGGCCCCTCCCGAAAACGCTCCTTATCAGAGAGTAGCCTCGCTCCTGCGTCCACGCACAACCTCTTTACATCCCATATATCAAAGGAAACCTCACAGAGAGAAAGCTTCAACTCAGAGCAGCAAGgatcttcagttaatccaaatcGCAAGTCTTCTCTAGGAACTCAAGACAGTCAGTCTCAGCCAGAGGTTGGACAGATGCTCGTTCAGCTAGAGGCCAAAGCTCTGAACCAGACAGACAACCTAACATCAGCTCTCCAGCGGTCTGACTCAGTGCTCGGGGACAGCAGTTCAGGGACGGAGCAGTGCGATGGTCTGGGAACAGGAAAGAGGCGGAGAGCAGCCGGG GATGCTCTGAGTACAGAGTCTTCATGCATAGAACATAATAGCAAAAGACAGAAGGTTAAATCGAAAAGAG AACGTTCGCACATTGACCAGCTGTTGGCAGTGTCTCTGCGGGAGGACGAGCTCAGTCGCTCCCTGCAGACTGTGGACACCAGCCTGATCCAGGCCCGGGCTGCGCTGGAGGCCGCCTACATGGAAGTGCAGCGTCTCATGGTGGTTAAACAGCAG ATGACTGTAGAGATGAGCACATTAAGAAACAAGCGCATTGAGTTATTAAAAGGGATGCAAG GTACAATGGAGGAAGCACCTCAGATcaaactgaaagaagaaaagatggATACATTTGAAACTGAGGCACACGtaccctcctctgtcacacttTCCTCTCTTGTGGAAACTGCTGTCCACAGTCCTAACCGTGCTGCAGAGTGTggctctcccccctcctccagCCTTCCCTTGATGTCTGTAGCTATCAAGCAGGAGCCCCTGTCCCCTGTTCATATCAGCTCAGAGCCGGACCTTGCGGATGCTTTGACCAACTGTGCTCACAGCACCACCCCGGAGCTGCCGGTCACTCCTGCCAGAGCCTCCTCACCAG ATTTCGCCGTCAACTTCCAGGCTTCTCCTGAAAGACACCCTGAGCTGTACCCGTCGAACTTTACAGAGCCTGCAGACTCCAAGGAGAAGTCGCTAACACTTATTGAGACAACGGAAAAAGCCATACAGACAACAAGGAGCAGTCTCACCTCTTTGGCTGACACAAAAAGCCCCCTTAAGTCTCTATTACCCATTAGAGACTGTGAGGTTAATGACTCGGCAGACATCCCATCCTTTAAATCCCCTTTAGCCCCCTCAGTCCTTAATATCCCTGCCTCTCTATCAGAGCTGAGGACTGGAAAGCGCGTgaggaagctgaagaagaggaAGGCATTGAAGAAGGCTCAGGGGACAGAGCAGTTTGAAAGCAGTGACACTGAGATGGATGAAGAGGCCTCACGGCCGAGATGCCCCCGAACGCGTAGGAGACCCAGCGGAGGCTCTCAGGTCAGTACGTCCAGTCTCCCTACAGAAGACAGAGAGGGTGACATGAACACAGAGGGTGATAAGAAGCCACTCAAGATGCTGTTTCCAAGTGCCAAATTAGAGAAGGCAGAGCAGAAGTCCCCAGCAGAGCTTCCTCATGAGGCCACCGCTGATATTATGGTGAACTTGGATTCAGAGGAAAGCATGGAGGTCAGCGTTGCCGGACAGCAGCCCCAAGTGGATGTTCAAGTTCAAACTCCCCCTCCAGCCCCAATCGCAGACTCCTCCAGACCTGAGCCACAGAGCCTGGCCTGCAACGAGGTCTCCTCCACCAGTGACATGGATTTGTGTAAATCATCTGAGAG TGACATGCCATTTGCCATCACTCTGCCCAAGAACTCATCAG ATGCATCATCTGACCATGGTGAAGATGAGATGCCCACTGACGGGCTGTTCGAGGGCCACCAGGAGGCGGTGAACGCCATGCAGATCCACAACGGCCTGTTGTACACGTGCTCAGGAGATCGAACCGTCAAAGCCTTTGACTTGGTG AGTCATAAATGTGTGGGTACGTTCGAGGGTCACAGCTCCAAAGTGAGCTGCCTGTTGGTCTCAGCGGCTCCAAGCCTGCATCATCGCCTTTATTCTGGTTCCAGTGACCAGATCATACGCTGCTACAGCCTCAGG ACACGGGAACTCGAGCAGCAGTTCTCTCTGTCTGATCGAGTCCTCTGCCTCCACAGCCGCTGGAAAACTTTGTATGCTGGTCTGGCGAATGGCACAGTGGTGACCTTTAACCTTAAG ACAAACAAGCAGATGGACGTGTTTGAGTGCCACGGGCCGCGGGCCGTGAGCTGTCTGGCCTCATCGCAGGAGGGAGCCAGGAGGATCCTGCTGGTGGGCTCCTACGACAGCACCATCAGTGTGAGAGACGCCAAGAACGGACTGCTGCTGCGCACTCTGGAGGGACACACCAAAACTGTGCTCTGCATGAAG GTGGTCAATGATCTGGTATTCAGTGGATCCAGTGATCAGTGCGTCTACGCACACAACATACAT acaggtgagctgGTGCGGGTTTATAAGGGCCACAGTCATGCTGTTACTGTAGTGGCCATCCTGGGGAAAGTGATGGTGACCGCCTGCCTGGACAAACTGGTCCGTGTCTACGACCTGCAG TCTCATGACCAACTGCAGGTCTACGGAGGACACAAGGACATGGTGATGTGCATGGCTATCCACAAGAACATG atctACACGGGCTGCTATGATGGCAGCGTGCAGGCAGTGAAGCTGAACCTAATGCAAAACTACCGCTGCTGG TGGCATGGCTGTTCGCTGGTCTTTGGGTTGATTGAGCATCTGCAGCAGCACCTGATCAACGACCACACCAGTGCCAACTTTCAGACGCTCAAGTGCCGCTGGAAAAACTGTGAAGTGTTTTTCTCTGCGCGCAACACCTCCAAGCAG GGAATGCTGATGCACATGCAGAAACATGCTGAGGAGGACACTGAAGTGGAGCCTTAA
- the ezra gene encoding ezrin a, translating into MPKTVNVRVTTMDAELEFSFHPNTTGKQLFDQVSRTIGLRETWYFGLQFVDIRGFTSWLNSEKKVMSQEVKKETPLQFKLLVKFYPEDAAEELIQDITRRLFFLQVKEAILNEEIYCPPETAVLLASYAIQAKYGEYNKSTHQPRYMSSERLLPKRVLDQHKLSREQWEERIQVWHQEHGAMLKEEAMIEYLKIAQDLEMYGINYFDIKNKKGTDLLLGVDALGLNIYAKNDKLTPKIGFPWSEIRNISFNDKKFVIKPIDKKAQDFVFYAPRLKVNKGILQLCMGNHELYMRRRKPDTIEVQQMKAQARQERLQKKMERDQLETEKKRRAAIQREKEEMEREKRELMERLHQFEETTRRAERELQEQLDRAMRLEEERRRVEEEAARLEAERMEAIIAKEELARQAEDQLKSQEQLAAELAEYSAKIAALEEAKKAKEEEAETWHTKAVEVEESLLKTKEELHTVMSSANSAPVAEHASSSSSSSDSESDHEHSEENSTYSAELQTQGINYDRQEEERLTEAEKNERLQKQLQALSSELEESRDDNKKTQNDKLHAENVRAGRDKYKTLRQIRMGNTKQRIDEFEAL; encoded by the exons ATGCCCAAAACG GTCAATGTCCGCGTCACCACAATGGACGCGGAGCTGGAGTTCTCCTTCCACCCCAACACAACAGGGAAGCAGCTCTTTGACCAG GTTTCCAGGACCATCGGCCTGCGTGAGACTTGGTACTTCGGGCTGCAGTTTGTTGACATCAGAGGATTCACCTCATGGTTGAACTCTGAAAAGAAG GTGATGTCTCAGGAAGTGAAGAAAGAGACTCCCCTGCAGTTCAAGCTGTTGGTCAAGTTTTACCCTGAGGATGCAGCCGAGGAGCTGATCCAGGACATCACCAGGAGGCTCTTCTTCCTGCAGGTGAAGGAGGCGATTCTGAATGAGGAGATCTACTGCCCTCCAGAGACCGCCGTGCTGCTGGCCTCCTACGCCATCCAGGCAAAGTATGGCGAGTACAACAAGTCGACGCACCAGCCACGTTACATGTCCTCTGAGCGTCTTCTGCCCAAGAG AGTGCTGGACCAACACAAGCTGTCAAGGGAGCAGTGGGAGGAGAGAATCCAGGTTTGGCACCAGGAGCACGGAGCGATGCTGAA GGAAGAAGCCATGATTGAGTACCTGAAGATCGCCCAGGATCTTGAGATGTATGGCATTAACTACTTTGACATCAAGAACAAGAAGGGCACAGACCTGCTCCTGGGAGTCGACGCTCTAGGCCTCAACATTTATGCGAAGAACGACAA GCTGACTCCAAAGATTGGATTTCCGTGGAGTGAAATtagaaacatttctttcaatGATAAGAAATTTGTTATCAAGCCCATAGACAAGAAAGCCCAA gaCTTTGTATTCTACGCTCCACGGCTCAAAGTCAACAAGGGCATCCTGCAGCTCTGCATGGGCAACCATGAACTGTACATGCGCCGCCGCAAGCCCGACACCATCGAGGTTCAGCAGATGAAGGCTCAGGCCAGACAGGAGAGgctgcagaagaagatggagag GGATCAGCTGGAGAccgagaagaagaggagggcgGCCATCcagagggagaaggaggagatggagagagaaaagCGGGAGCTGATGGAGAGGCTCCACCAGTTTGAAGAAACAACtaggagagcagagagag AGCTTCAGGAGCAGCTGGACCGGGCCATGAggctggaggaggagaggaggagggtggaggaggaggcggcCCGGCTGGAGGCTGAGAGGATGGAGGCTATAATAGCCAAGGAGGAGCTGGCCAGGCAAGCTGAGGACCAGTTAAAGAGCCAGGAGCAGCTG GCTGCAGAGCTGGCCGAATATAGCGCCAAAATTGCTGCGCTGGAGGAGGCCAAGAAAGCCAAGGAGGAAGAGGCTGAGACATGGCACACCAAG GCTGTCGAAGTGGAGGAGAGTCTGCTGAAAACGAAGGAGGAGCTGCACACTGTGATGAGTTCCGCCAACTCAGCTCCTGTTGCTGAGcatgcttcctcctcctcctcctcctcagacaGCGAGAGTGACCATGAGCACAGCGAAGAAAACAGCACCTATAGCGCCGAGCTGCAGACACAAGGCATCAACTACGACCGCCAGGAGGAGGAGCGACTCACCGAGGCCGAGAAGAACGAGCGCCTgcagaagcagcttcag GCCCTGAGCTCAGAGCTGGAAGAATCCCGAGATGATAACAAGAAGACCCAGAACGATAAGCTCCATGCCGAGAACGTCCGCGCTGGCCGTGACAAGTACAAGACCCTCCGTCAGATCCGTATGGGCAACACCAAGCAGAGGATTGATGAGTTTGAGGCCTTGTAG